From Anoplopoma fimbria isolate UVic2021 breed Golden Eagle Sablefish chromosome 11, Afim_UVic_2022, whole genome shotgun sequence, one genomic window encodes:
- the LOC129098285 gene encoding 5-hydroxytryptamine receptor 3A-like, whose product MSALRTLAILALIGVCSCQTSDCSYLGVLTHLNLTTTNNVLSIMRPVKNWTTATLVQMDMLLYGILQVDEKFQTITSHIWIQMRWTNEFLTWNPSAFCGINSMTIPRSRLWIPDVNIHEDASDTGTIQNSPVVTLSFKGVVLVNTRQRLTSTCLLNLILFPFDTQLCNFTFTSMNSGADTIKLGTVYNDTQLTEVSEQIMVTRGEWQLVSLEILEYSVARESGSRSKLVYTVKIARKPMLYVIIFIVPLFYFLLLDLASFFINEARGEKLSFKVTILLSISVLLLILKDMLPSTEDSLPMIAMYCIGIFALVGLSVLEAMLVGFLFDLDGCSCKNGQTADDAQVDIQLEVNYHKGTDGAEETPEKSSLPPYRPDDCDLLELILKEVKTARQEVGAPRDKDQGRPGRYRRLAEIIDSVFFVLYFLTVLFFMTYMNVKWIVQIC is encoded by the exons ATGTCGGCTCTGAGGACTCTAGCCATTCTTGCTTTAATTG GTGTTTGCAGCTGTCAGACCTCAGACTGCTCATACCTCGGTGTTCTGACACACCTGAACCTGACGACAACAAATAATGTCCTGTCGATCATGAGACCCGTGAAGAACTGGACGACAGCCACCCTCGTTCAGATGGACATGTTACTGTATGGTATTTTACAAGTG GATGAGAAGTTTCAAACCATCACGAGTCACATCTGGATACAAATG cGTTGGACAAATGAATTCCTCACCTGGAATCCATCAGCCTTCTGTGGGATCAACAGTATGACCATCCCGAGGTCGAGACTGTGGATCCCAGATGTAAACATCCACGAGGA TGCCTCTGATACTGGGACCATCCAAAACAGCCCAGTCGTCACTTTGTCCTTCAAAGGTGTGGTGCTGGTAAACACCCGTCAGCGtctcacctccacctgtctgctCAACCTCATCCTGTTCCCCTTCGACACGCAGCTTTGTAACTTCACATTCACATCCATGAACTCAGGTG CAGATACAATAAAACTTGGAACAGTCTACAACGACACCCAGCTGACTGAAGTGTCTGAGCAGATCATGGTGACACGGGGAGAATGGCAACTCGTCAGCTTGGAGATTTTAGAGTATAGTGTCGCCAGAGAAAGTGGAAGTCGAAGCAAACTTGTGTACACt GTCAAAATCGCCAGGAAGCCGATGCTTTACGTGATAATCTTCATCGTGCCCTTGTTCTATTTCCTGTTGCTGGATCTGGCCTCCTTCTTCATCAACGAGGCCCGAGGGGAAAAGCTAAGCTTCAAAGTGACGattctcctctccatctccgtCCTGCTGCTGATCCTTAAGGACATGCTGCCCTCCACTGAAGACAGTCTGCCGATGATTG CCATGTACTGCATTGGGATCTTCGCCCTGGTGGGGCTCAGCGTCCTGGAGGCCATGCTGGTCGGCTTCCTGTTCGACCTCGACGGTTGTAGTTGTAAGAACGGTCAGACTGCTGATGATGCCCAAGTGGACATTCAGCTGGAAGTCAACTATCACAAAG GGACTGATGGAGCAGAAGAGACTCCAGAGAAGAGCTCCCTCCCTCCATATCGACCTGATGACTGCGACCTTCTGGAACTGATCCTGAAGGAAGTGAAGACAGCTCGACAGGAAGTCGGAGCTCCACGGGACAAAGACCAGGGACGGCCTGGACGCTACAGAAGACTGGCTGAAATCATTGACTCTGTGTTCTTTGTCCTCTACTTTctcactgttctttttttcatgacgtACATGAATGTTAAGTGGATTGTACAGATATGTTAA
- the tsen54 gene encoding tRNA-splicing endonuclease subunit Sen54, with amino-acid sequence MADQNKKDTELNFFNEILAPSELFAARSRSHKIPVRGQKDFFPDDSDEQRQRLEQSLNEHWSLVSEERVEKLGNLVKATWIPSEQIVELQSPAGKFWQTMGFSANGKQLLLPEEALYLMECGNLQVFHQDLPLSIQDGYEKFLSSSTVSLLQFQVFGHLKRLGYVVHRFDPSSQPSSYARQLNLPQSRDRAGKHLKRKRSASPTTTSSHTETQEESKTDRIKEDKHSHEGENNKKPPESHLATSPQTSGTQDAAPSSAEGGGGGTWWMKEVLEDQSDHKPASGSSHRDFSSILFPDLGSRENLPSCLASPDPSLLPGSLAVGVCDVAHWRRRINLREVKMSPKEQQREEDRRRRRWDINKDKEVRRCRNWAEYQELLARRQGRREGRPAHLWNSEVTPLHDPRQPIPTEQLLDKISVIESTHLLEGASRLKGSDEWRICFNVYQADSVADFKKSNPGKPYSRMCVCSFDSPVPDLRALKQLAFQSGDVSVVFAVVDHGDISFYTFKDFQLPTDVYP; translated from the exons GAACTGTTTGCAGCTCGGTCCAGGAGTCACAAGATCCCAGTCCGAGGACAGAAGGACTTCTTCCCCGATGACTCGGACGAGCAAAGACAGCGGCTTGAGCAGAGTCTGAACGAGCACTGGAGCCTCGTGTCAGAGGAGCGAGTGGAGAAGCT AGGAAACCTGGTGAAGGCCACATGGATTCCAAGCGAGCAGATTGTCGAGCTTCAGTCTCCAGCT ggcaaGTTCTGGCAGACGATGGGCTTTTCTGCCAACGGcaagcagctcctcctccctgaAGAGGCTCTTTATCTGATGGAGTGT GGAAACCTGCAGGTGTTTCATCAGGACCTGCCGCTGTCCATCCAGGACGGGTACGAGAAGTTTCTGTCCTCCAGCACAGTGAGCCTCCTGCAGTTTCAG GTGTTTGGACATTTGAAGAGGCTCGGCTACGTGGTGCACAGGTTCGATCCCAG ttcACAGCCGTCATCCTATGCGCGGCAGCTGAACCTGCCTCAGTCACGTGACAGAGCGGGGAAACATCTGAAGAGGAAGCGCAGTGCCAGTCCCACCACGACATCCAG TCACACTGAAACACAAGAAGAATCCAAAACTGACAGAATTAAGGAGGATAAACACAGCCATGAAGgtgagaataataaaaaacctCCAGAGTCACACCTGGCGACGTCTCCACAGACCTCAGGCACGCAGGATGCCGCTCCAAGTTCAGCAGAAGGAGGCGGAGGCGGGACCTGGTGGATGAAGGAGGTTCTTGAGGACCAATCGGATCACAAACCAGCCTCTGGTTCCTCGCACCGGGACTTCAGCTCCATCCTTTTCCCCGACCTGGGCTCCAGGGAGAACCTCCCTAGCTGCCTGGCCTCCCCGGACCCCTCTCTGCTCCCGGGGTCTTTGGCTGTCGGAGTCTGTGACGTGGcccactggaggaggagaataaACCTGAGGGAGGTGAAGATGTCCCCgaaggagcagcagagggaaGAGGACAGACGGAGGCGTCGGTGGGACATCAACAAGGACAAAGAG GTTCGGCGGTGCAGAAACTGGGCTGAGTATCAGGAGCTCCTGGCGAGGCGTCAGGGGAGGCGTGAAGGCCGACCAGCACACCTGTGGAACAGCGAAGTCACTCCTTTACACGACCCAAGACAACCAATCCCCACCG agCAGCTGCTGGATAAAATCAGTGTGATTGAATCTACACATTTACTCGAGGGAGCGTCCAG GTTAAAAGGCTCTGATGAGTGGAGGATCTGTTTCAATGTTTACCAGGCTGATTCAGTGGCTGATTTCAAGAAGAGCAACCCGGGGAAACCTTACTCccggatgtgtgtgtgcag TTTCGACAGCCCGGTGCCCGACCTGCGAGCCTTAAAGCAGCTGGCCTTTCAGAGCGGAGACGTCTCGGTGGTCTTTGCTGTCGTGGATCACGGAGACATCTCCTTCTACACCTTCAAAGACTTCCAGCTGCCCACAGATGTTTACCCCTGA